One region of Citrus sinensis cultivar Valencia sweet orange chromosome 6, DVS_A1.0, whole genome shotgun sequence genomic DNA includes:
- the LOC102621205 gene encoding F-box/kelch-repeat protein At5g15710, with protein MEGIGQASDSRSGEATLSSSQERCPKQVSPIRGGGSRNTSPMGRVGSRNTSPSRQKVIKTKPRGLDEETAATFGKAIHPDVQMEDNIWAMLPEDLLNEILARVPPFMIFRLRSVCRRWNSILQDGSFLKFHSQVPSHGPCLLTFWKNSQTPQCSVFSLPLKTWYRIPFNFLPLWAFWLVGSSGGLVCFSGLDGLTFRTLVCNPLTQSWRTLPSMHYNQQRQLIMVVDRVDRSFKVIATSDIYGDKSLPTEVYDSKLDRWAVHQIMPAVNLCSSKMAYCDSRLYLETLSPLGLMMYRLDTGYWEHIPAKFPRSLLDGYLVAGTQKRLFLVGRIGLYSTLQSMRIWELDHSKIMWVEMSRMPPKYFRALLRLSAERFECFGQDNLICFTSWNQGKGLLYDVDKKAWSWIAGCALQSYNSQVCFYEPRFDASIY; from the coding sequence ATGGAAGGCATTGGTCAAGCTTCTGATTCTAGGTCCGGGGAAGCTACATTATCTAGTTCACAAGAGAGGTGTCCTAAGCAAGTGTCACCTATTAGGGGTGGTGGTTCAAGAAACACAAGCCCTATGGGTCGTGTTGGATCGAGAAATACTAGCCCTTCTAGGCAAAAGGTGATTAAGACAAAACCTCGTGGTTTAGATGAGGAAACGGCAGCTACATTTGGTAAAGCAATCCATCCAGATGTCCAAATGGAAGATAACATCTGGGCGATGTTGCCTGAAGACTTGTTGAATGAGATTTTAGCCAGGGTTCCTCCTTTTATGATCTTTCGGCTTCGTTCTGTTTGTAGACGGTGGAATTCTATACTTCAGGATGGTAgttttcttaaatttcatTCACAAGTGCCATCTCATGGGCCTTGTCTTCTTACATTTTGGAAGAACTCTCAGACACCGCAATGCTCAGTTTTTAGCTTGCCGCTGAAAACATGGTATAGgattccatttaattttttgcctCTGTGGGCATTCTGGTTGGTTGGTTCTTCAGGTggtcttgtttgtttttctggGCTTGATGGGCTAACTTTCAGAACACTCGTGTGCAATCCGCTTACCCAATCATGGAGGACATTGCCGAGCATGCATTATAATCAGCAAAGACAGTTGATAATGGTTGTTGACCGGGTGGACCGTTCATTCAAAGTGATTGCGACTAGTGATATATATGGTGACAAGTCATTGCCCACTGAAGTGTATGATTCAAAACTTGACAGATGGGCTGTCCACCAGATAATGCCTGCAGTTAATCTTTGCTCTTCAAAGATGGCGTATTGTGACTCCCGGTTGTATTTGGAAACTCTTTCGCCACTGGGTTTGATGATGTACAGGCTAGACACAGGTTACTGGGAACACATCCCGGCGAAGTTCCCCCGTTCCTTGTTAGACGGGTATTTGGTTGCTGGTACACAGAAGCGTCTGTTTCTTGTTGGAAGGATTGGTCTCTATAGTACCCTCCAGAGCATGAGAATTTGGGAATTGGATCATTCAAAGATTATGTGGGTGGAGATGAGTAGGATGCCGCCAAAATATTTTCGAGCTTTATTAAGGCTATCAGCTGAAAGATTTGAGTGCTTTGGACAGGATAATTTAATCTGTTTTACATCGTGGAACCAAGGGAAGGGCCTTCTTTACGATGTGGATAAGAAAGCTTGGTCTTGGATTGCTGGATGTGCTCTTCAGTCGTATAATAGCCAGGTCTGCTTTTATGAGCCAAGATTTGATGCTTCCATCTATTGA